In Streptomyces sp. NBC_01439, the following are encoded in one genomic region:
- a CDS encoding transposase family protein: MHGSYLRFPADLPVTGRRVMLQLRVRRFTCGCGSHSATRTSS, from the coding sequence GTGCACGGCTCCTACCTGCGGTTTCCTGCTGACCTCCCCGTGACAGGGCGGCGGGTGATGCTGCAGCTTCGTGTCCGGCGCTTCACCTGCGGTTGCGGCTCGCACTCGGCAACCAGGACCTCGTCCTGA
- a CDS encoding IS3 family transposase (programmed frameshift): MARPSQYPLELRRRAVRMVAEVRPDYDTEWAAMKAVAAKLGIGTTETLRKWVRQDEIDAGTRPGTTTEESAELKRLKKENAELKRANEILKAAAKFLRGRARPATHTLVAFIDEHRDRFGGVEPICRVLTGHDCKIAPSTYYAHHKRRQAPSARTVRDTELKTLIKEAYDANYRVYGARKIWRHLNRQGQTVARCTVERLMRELGITGAVRGKRVITTIPDPSAPRAPDLVDRDFVASAPNRCWVADFTHVATFSGVVYVAFVVDTFSRRIVGWSASTTKQTRLVLDALDMGLWQRDRDQHPPLPGELVHHSDAGSQYTSFTLAEHLEKAGIAASIGSVGNAYDNALMESTIGLFKTEVIKPQRPWRSLAQVELATAEWTDWYNHTRLHGEIGHIPPAEYETNHYLSTTKPQVTTNI, from the exons ATGGCACGTCCTTCCCAGTACCCGCTTGAGCTGCGCCGTCGTGCGGTGCGGATGGTCGCCGAGGTGCGGCCCGACTACGACACCGAGTGGGCCGCGATGAAAGCGGTCGCCGCGAAGCTCGGCATCGGCACGACCGAGACGCTGCGCAAGTGGGTCCGTCAGGACGAGATCGACGCCGGGACCCGGCCCGGGACGACGACGGAGGAGTCGGCCGAGCTGAAGCGGCTGAAGAAGGAGAACGCCGAGCTGAAGCGGGCGAACGAGATCCTCAAGGCCGCGGCGA AGTTTCTTCGCGGCCGAGCTCGACCGGCCACACACACGCTCGTAGCGTTCATCGACGAGCACCGGGACCGCTTCGGCGGAGTCGAGCCGATCTGCCGTGTTCTGACCGGGCACGACTGCAAGATCGCCCCGTCCACCTACTACGCCCACCACAAACGCCGGCAGGCACCCTCGGCCCGCACCGTTCGCGACACCGAGCTGAAGACCTTGATCAAGGAGGCATACGACGCCAACTACCGTGTCTACGGCGCGAGGAAGATCTGGCGGCACCTGAACCGCCAGGGCCAGACCGTGGCCCGCTGCACCGTCGAACGGCTGATGCGCGAGCTCGGCATCACCGGCGCCGTCCGCGGCAAGAGAGTGATCACCACGATCCCGGACCCCTCCGCGCCCAGGGCGCCGGACCTGGTCGACCGCGACTTCGTCGCGTCCGCGCCGAACCGCTGCTGGGTCGCCGACTTTACCCACGTCGCCACGTTCTCCGGCGTCGTCTACGTCGCCTTCGTCGTGGACACCTTCTCCCGCCGCATCGTCGGCTGGTCCGCCTCGACCACGAAGCAGACCCGGCTCGTCCTGGACGCACTGGACATGGGACTGTGGCAACGCGACCGCGACCAACACCCGCCCTTGCCAGGCGAGTTGGTTCATCACTCGGACGCGGGCTCGCAATATACGTCCTTCACGCTGGCCGAACACTTGGAGAAGGCCGGCATCGCCGCCTCGATCGGATCGGTCGGCAACGCATACGACAATGCGCTGATGGAGTCCACGATCGGCCTCTTCAAAACCGAGGTGATCAAGCCGCAGCGGCCCTGGCGATCCCTCGCCCAGGTCGAGCTCGCCACCGCCGAATGGACCGACTGGTACAACCACACCCGGCTCCACGGTGAGATAGGGCACATCCCGCCCGCCGAATACGAAACCAACCACTACCTGAGCACCACGAAACCCCAGGTCACAACCAACATCTGA
- a CDS encoding GNAT family N-acetyltransferase, translating to MSDMRVTAGGLAEVGEFLGVLHDYDSWLVLHRHPHLYEALEREDPPLIVRQVLGHARAGRTRICRDLLNRFMGASVLADEAPEFAPPVDVPELYLQFLVTRMWRRQLSMAALVTDARAEAARRGARLLRTHCWVGEDSRLVREYEELGFTATLEFEVLRSDGAIWPGQVLQTRV from the coding sequence TTGAGCGACATGAGGGTTACTGCAGGCGGGCTTGCCGAGGTGGGTGAGTTCCTGGGGGTGCTCCACGACTACGACTCCTGGCTGGTTCTGCACCGGCACCCCCACCTGTACGAGGCGCTGGAGCGGGAGGATCCCCCGCTGATCGTCAGGCAGGTACTGGGCCACGCGCGGGCCGGACGGACAAGGATCTGCCGGGACCTTCTGAACCGATTCATGGGTGCTTCGGTGCTGGCTGACGAGGCCCCGGAGTTTGCTCCGCCGGTCGACGTCCCAGAGCTCTACCTGCAATTTCTGGTGACCAGGATGTGGCGCCGACAGCTCAGCATGGCGGCCCTTGTCACCGATGCCCGGGCCGAAGCAGCCCGACGCGGCGCACGGCTGCTTCGGACGCACTGCTGGGTCGGCGAGGACAGCCGCTTGGTGCGCGAGTACGAGGAGTTGGGCTTCACCGCGACGCTGGAGTTCGAGGTGCTGCGGTCGGACGGTGCGATCTGGCCGGGCCAGGTACTGCAGACTCGGGTGTGA
- a CDS encoding cupin domain-containing protein, which translates to MRLALGNQDLVLTAGDIVEIDTHTPHGVANAGSAGPVEYLVMFGPQGERPRPRTPPAAGDRKAAE; encoded by the coding sequence TTGCGGCTCGCACTCGGCAACCAGGACCTCGTCCTGACTGCCGGGGACATCGTCGAGATCGACACCCACACGCCCCATGGAGTTGCGAACGCCGGATCCGCCGGACCGGTCGAGTATCTGGTCATGTTCGGGCCCCAAGGAGAACGTCCACGGCCGCGCACCCCTCCAGCCGCCGGTGACAGGAAGGCTGCTGAATGA